From a region of the Spelaeicoccus albus genome:
- a CDS encoding YybH family protein, giving the protein MGARFEEFMREREAASGDYIRGDATALESLLTKRDPATFMSPGGDVAVGASEAARAQIAGAASFGPASTGHFEVLGHGASGDLAYWTGRQIATMDIKGRELPVPMVLRTTEIFRFENDEWKLVHRHADMP; this is encoded by the coding sequence ATGGGAGCACGGTTCGAGGAATTCATGCGCGAGCGGGAAGCGGCATCGGGCGACTACATTCGCGGCGATGCGACAGCACTGGAATCCCTCCTTACCAAGCGGGATCCTGCCACATTCATGTCCCCCGGCGGAGACGTGGCAGTCGGAGCGAGCGAGGCGGCACGAGCGCAAATTGCCGGCGCAGCGTCATTCGGGCCGGCAAGCACCGGACATTTCGAAGTACTCGGTCACGGTGCCAGCGGCGACCTCGCATACTGGACGGGGCGGCAGATCGCCACGATGGACATCAAAGGCCGGGAGCTCCCCGTGCCGATGGTGCTGCGCACGACCGAGATCTTCCGCTTTGAAAACGACGAATGGAAACTCGTCCACCGGCACGCCGATATGCCCTAG
- a CDS encoding class I SAM-dependent methyltransferase, with amino-acid sequence MSRVDHCVDTFVLVSGIVKNSAATIPISVVSGHMEADGIERDNLESQQRKDDPADEWFPESVAADYDLPGGANAPDVIEPVVELLSGLAGNGPVLEFAVGTGRIAAPLAARGVEVKGIELSRAMAPRVVEKPGGNAVDVAIGDMTTTRVAGEFSLVYLVFNTISNLTTQDEQVAAFCNASAHLRPGGFFLIEDGLPDLRRLPPGQNTVPFSVLPGREGGGYVGFDQYDVVTQRFTSNHVSVSADGSGSFRRIPFRFAWPAEMDLMARIAGMKLKHRWSGWDRSELTEESTSHVSVWVKSGSTLR; translated from the coding sequence ATGAGTCGAGTAGACCACTGCGTCGACACGTTCGTCCTCGTTTCGGGCATCGTGAAAAACAGTGCGGCGACAATTCCGATCAGCGTAGTGTCCGGACACATGGAAGCCGATGGCATTGAACGGGATAATCTCGAGTCACAACAGCGGAAGGACGATCCGGCCGACGAGTGGTTCCCGGAAAGCGTCGCAGCGGATTACGACCTTCCCGGCGGCGCCAACGCGCCGGACGTGATCGAGCCGGTTGTCGAATTGCTGTCCGGTCTCGCCGGCAACGGCCCGGTGCTGGAGTTCGCAGTAGGGACGGGACGGATAGCGGCTCCGCTGGCAGCCCGCGGGGTCGAGGTCAAGGGAATTGAACTCAGCCGGGCGATGGCACCCCGGGTCGTCGAGAAACCCGGTGGCAATGCGGTGGACGTCGCGATCGGGGACATGACAACCACTCGGGTGGCAGGTGAGTTCTCTCTCGTCTATCTGGTGTTCAATACGATCAGCAACCTCACGACGCAGGACGAGCAAGTAGCCGCCTTTTGCAACGCATCCGCGCACTTGCGCCCGGGCGGGTTCTTTCTGATCGAGGACGGCCTACCCGATCTACGACGACTCCCGCCGGGGCAAAACACCGTTCCGTTCTCCGTGTTGCCGGGCCGGGAAGGCGGTGGATACGTGGGGTTTGATCAGTACGATGTGGTGACGCAGAGGTTCACCTCGAACCATGTGAGCGTGTCGGCCGACGGTTCCGGGTCGTTTCGACGGATTCCGTTCCGCTTCGCATGGCCGGCCGAGATGGACTTGATGGCCCGTATTGCCGGAATGAAGCTGAAACATCGTTGGTCCGGCTGGGATCGGTCGGAACTGACCGAAGAGAGCACGAGTCATGTGTCGGTTTGGGTGAAATCGGGCTCGACGCTGCGCTAG